A single genomic interval of Malania oleifera isolate guangnan ecotype guangnan chromosome 13, ASM2987363v1, whole genome shotgun sequence harbors:
- the LOC131146694 gene encoding probable aldo-keto reductase 2, whose protein sequence is MATAVRRMKLGSQGLEVSAQGLGCMGMSAFYGPPKPEADMINLIHHAINAGITFLDTSDVYGPHTNELLLGKGLKGGMRERVELATKFGNILADGKMEVRGDPAYVRAACEASLKRLEVDCIDLYYQHRIDTKVPIEVTVGELKKLVEEGKIKYIGLSEACASTIRRAHAVHPITAVQLEWSLWSRDVEEEIVPTCRELGIGIVAYSPLARGFLSSGPELLEKLSSDDFRKYMPRFQPDNVKHNKSTFERVNELATKKGCTPSQLALAWVHHQGSDVCPIPGTTKVENLNQNIGALFVKLTPKELAELESLSAGDAVKGDRYGAEVPTWENSETPPLSSWKTE, encoded by the exons ATGGCAACTGCGGTGAGGAGGATGAAGCTGGGATCTCAAGGCCTTGAGGTCTCCGCACAGGGGCTAGGTTGTATGGGCATGTCCGCCTTCTACGGCCCCCCCAAGCCCGAAGCCGACATGATAAATCTCATCCACCACGCCATCAACGCCGGCATCACCTTCCTCGACACCTCCGACGTCTATGGCCCCCACACCAACGAACTCCTCCTTGGGAAG GGTTTGAAGGGAGGCATGAGGGAGAGAGTGGAACTGGCAACCAAGTTCGGGAACATCCTCGCCGACGGCAAGATGGAGGTGCGGGGGGATCCGGCGTATGTGAGGGCGGCATGCGAGGCCAGCCTGAAGCGCCTTGAGGTGGATTGCATCGATCTTTATTACCAGCATCGCATTGACACCAAAGTCCCCATTGAAGTCACG GTGGGAGAACTCAAGAAACTAGTTGAAGAgggtaaaataaaatatataggtCTATCTGAGGCCTGTGCTTCCACTATTAGAAGAGCACATGCAGTTCATCCGATAACTGCTGTGCAGTTGGAGTGGTCTTTGTGGTCAAGAGATGTAGAAGAAGAAATAGTTCCTACTTGCAG AGAGCTTGGCATTGGAATTGTTGCTTATAGTCCCTTAGCACGGGGATTCCTTTCATCAGGTCCAGAGTTACTTGAGAAGCTGTCAAGTGATGACTTCCGAAAG TATATGCCCAGGTTCCAGCCTGACAATGTCAAGCATAACAAAAGTACATTTGAGCGGGTAAATGAATTGGCAACAAAGAAGGGATGCACACCATCACAGCTAGCGCTGGCCTGGGTCCATCACCAAGGTAGCGATGTGTGCCCTATTCCTGGCACGACAAAAGTTGAAAACCTCAACCAGAACATCGGAGCTTTATTTGTAAAACTAACCCCAAAAGAATTGGCCGAACTTGAATCGCTTTCCGCTGGAGATGCAGTGAAAGGTGATAGATATGGAGCAGAAGTGCCTACTTGGGAAAATTCTGAAACTCCGCCTCTGTCATCATGGAAGACGGAGTGA